A single window of Sporosarcina sp. FSL W7-1349 DNA harbors:
- a CDS encoding M42 family metallopeptidase: MTKLDETLQMLKELTDAKGIAGNEREPRDVMKKYIEPFADSIEQDGIGSLIAQKAGDANGPKIMVAGHLDEVGFMVTKIDDKGFISFQTVGGWWSQVMLAQRVTIVTRKGETVTGVIGSKPPHILSPEARKKPVDIKDMFIDVGAASKDEVTEWGIAPGDMIVPYFEFTVMNNDKYLLAKAWDNRIGCAIAIDVLKGLKDAGHPNIVYGVGAVQEEVGLRGARTAAAKIQPDIGFAVDVGIAGDTPGVSPKEAEGKMGEGPQILLYDASMVSHTALRNFIVDTAEEHGIPYQFETMPGGGTDAGSIHLSGKGVPTLAVCIPTRYIHSHAAMLHRDDYENTVKLLIEVIKKLDRDTVDRITFN; this comes from the coding sequence TTGACGAAGCTAGATGAGACATTGCAAATGCTGAAGGAACTGACAGATGCAAAAGGGATCGCGGGGAATGAACGGGAGCCGCGGGATGTAATGAAGAAGTATATTGAGCCGTTTGCGGATTCTATTGAACAGGATGGGATTGGGTCCCTGATCGCTCAAAAGGCGGGGGATGCGAATGGGCCGAAGATCATGGTGGCGGGCCATTTGGATGAGGTCGGCTTCATGGTTACGAAAATTGATGATAAAGGGTTCATTTCATTCCAAACGGTGGGCGGCTGGTGGTCGCAAGTGATGCTTGCCCAACGCGTGACGATTGTGACGCGCAAAGGGGAGACGGTGACAGGCGTCATCGGATCGAAGCCGCCGCATATCCTTTCTCCCGAAGCGCGGAAAAAGCCGGTGGACATCAAAGATATGTTCATCGATGTTGGAGCCGCTTCAAAGGACGAAGTGACGGAATGGGGCATCGCGCCGGGCGATATGATTGTTCCATATTTTGAATTCACCGTCATGAATAATGATAAATATCTTTTGGCGAAAGCGTGGGACAACCGGATTGGCTGTGCGATCGCCATCGACGTCTTGAAAGGGCTAAAAGATGCCGGTCATCCGAACATTGTCTACGGCGTTGGAGCGGTTCAGGAAGAAGTCGGATTGCGTGGCGCGCGGACTGCTGCTGCAAAAATCCAGCCGGATATCGGATTTGCGGTCGATGTCGGCATTGCCGGGGATACGCCTGGGGTCAGTCCGAAAGAAGCGGAAGGGAAGATGGGGGAAGGCCCGCAAATTCTGTTGTATGACGCATCGATGGTGTCGCATACTGCATTGCGGAATTTTATCGTCGATACGGCGGAAGAGCATGGAATCCCGTATCAATTTGAAACGATGCCAGGCGGAGGCACCGACGCCGGTTCCATCCATCTCTCTGGAAAAGGAGTCCCCACTCTTGCTGTCTGCATCCCGACTCGTTATATCCATTCCCATGCGGCCATGTTGCACCGCGATGACTATGAAAACACAGTTAAATTACTGATTGAAGTGATTAAAAAATTAGATCGGGACACAGTCGATCGGATTACTTTCAATTAA
- a CDS encoding DUF368 domain-containing protein — protein MEWKNIYRGFFMGISDLIPGVSGGTIAFILGIYDDLLASISGFFSRHWKKHIGFLLPLAIGIGAALLSLSRVMEYLLKNHYAPTQFFFIGLIVGVLPFIAKKADVKRNFKFGHFLLLLLLGAALASTAFIKPDDAAPITSLTPLNTVGLFLAGWAGSMAMLLPGISGSFILLLLGVYSTAIGALSNLNLPIIAVIGAGVIVGFIVSSKAIAYLLAHYTNLTFASIIGLILGSVFVVYPGIPDSGTPFVMSVIALIMGLLVATMFSSTDKK, from the coding sequence ATGGAATGGAAAAACATATATCGCGGATTCTTCATGGGAATCAGTGATTTAATTCCGGGAGTGAGCGGAGGGACGATCGCGTTCATTCTCGGTATTTATGACGACCTACTAGCGTCGATCAGCGGATTTTTCAGCCGCCATTGGAAAAAGCATATTGGATTTTTATTGCCGCTAGCAATCGGCATCGGGGCTGCTTTATTATCCTTAAGCAGGGTAATGGAATACTTGTTAAAAAATCACTATGCGCCGACCCAGTTCTTCTTCATCGGTTTGATTGTCGGAGTTTTGCCTTTCATCGCCAAAAAAGCTGACGTCAAGCGGAACTTCAAATTTGGCCACTTTCTCTTATTGTTACTCCTTGGAGCAGCATTGGCTTCCACCGCTTTCATCAAACCGGACGATGCGGCTCCGATCACCTCGCTAACTCCGTTGAATACGGTCGGCTTGTTCCTGGCCGGATGGGCAGGCAGTATGGCGATGCTGCTACCGGGAATTAGCGGTTCGTTCATCCTGTTATTGCTCGGAGTCTATTCGACGGCAATCGGAGCTTTGTCCAATTTGAATTTACCGATCATTGCAGTCATCGGTGCAGGGGTTATTGTAGGATTCATCGTCAGCAGTAAGGCGATCGCTTATTTGTTGGCCCATTATACGAATCTGACTTTTGCGAGCATTATCGGACTCATCCTCGGTTCGGTCTTTGTCGTTTATCCTGGCATTCCGGATAGTGGCACCCCTTTTGTGATGAGCGTGATTGCGTTGATCATGGGGCTGTTGGTCGCGACGATGTTCAGCTCCACTGATAAGAAATAA
- a CDS encoding MFS transporter — protein sequence MRIFVYFIVFFSFFDLFSQLPIMSPFALSLGASSFLTGLAVGMYSFSNTIGNVISGFMTDRRGPFLILLIGLLASGLSLFLYSFVYDPTSLLGIRFVHGFMEGLIVPAAFTFLANRAEESKRGRSVAISGAFVGMAAIVGPAYGGIVGAKMGTPFIMAINGGIMLVLAILAFFTLRSFSHVRKQPTGKGKHFRVRQLFMHRGMIRAFAGAFFLMFSQGVLALILPLKVEFLGFDSKMSGMLLSTFGVVAILIFLLPINRIFDKVRPMVTLAFGISLMGISMILLSLVEDMALLFIAMSCYGVGFAFLFPSINSLLIDSSSAEFRGKAYGYFYAFFSIGVVAGSSVIGYLDLSFKGGFMLTGIILLAVALYTIFGMKGKLSTVQ from the coding sequence ATGCGCATATTTGTTTATTTCATTGTATTCTTCTCATTTTTTGATCTGTTTTCACAGCTGCCCATCATGAGTCCGTTTGCTCTATCACTCGGAGCCTCTTCTTTTTTAACAGGCTTGGCGGTTGGCATGTATTCATTTTCCAATACAATCGGTAATGTCATTTCAGGATTCATGACGGACCGGAGAGGACCTTTTCTCATTTTATTGATCGGCCTTCTGGCGTCGGGGTTATCCCTTTTTCTCTATTCCTTCGTATACGATCCAACTTCCTTATTAGGGATTCGATTTGTTCATGGCTTCATGGAGGGGCTGATCGTCCCGGCAGCTTTCACGTTTTTGGCCAATCGGGCGGAAGAATCCAAAAGAGGGCGGAGTGTTGCCATTTCAGGCGCTTTCGTTGGGATGGCCGCCATTGTCGGACCTGCGTATGGTGGTATTGTAGGTGCCAAAATGGGGACACCTTTCATTATGGCCATCAACGGTGGAATCATGCTTGTCTTGGCGATTCTTGCCTTTTTCACACTTCGCTCATTCAGCCATGTCCGGAAACAACCGACTGGCAAGGGAAAGCATTTCCGGGTCCGCCAATTGTTTATGCACCGTGGGATGATCCGGGCTTTCGCGGGCGCCTTTTTCCTTATGTTCTCTCAAGGCGTCCTGGCGCTTATCCTTCCATTGAAAGTAGAGTTCCTTGGGTTTGATTCGAAAATGAGTGGGATGTTGCTGAGCACTTTCGGCGTCGTCGCGATTCTCATTTTCCTGTTGCCTATCAATCGGATATTCGATAAAGTGCGCCCCATGGTTACGTTGGCATTCGGTATTTCCCTCATGGGCATCAGCATGATTTTGCTTAGCTTGGTCGAGGACATGGCACTTCTTTTCATCGCCATGTCATGTTACGGCGTCGGCTTCGCCTTTTTATTTCCATCGATCAATTCCTTGCTCATCGATTCCTCATCTGCGGAATTCCGGGGAAAAGCATATGGCTATTTCTATGCGTTCTTTTCGATTGGGGTCGTGGCAGGTTCCAGCGTCATCGGCTACTTGGATTTAAGTTTCAAAGGAGGTTTCATGCTGACGGGAATCATTCTGCTAGCCGTTGCCCTTTATACGATATTCGGAATGAAAGGCAAGCTTTCCACTGTACAGTAG
- a CDS encoding diaminopimelate dehydrogenase has protein sequence MKIRIGIAGYGNLGRGVESAIGQNEDMELVGVFTRRKPEDVQLINQTVPVHPLDEIERFKDEIDVLILCGGSKNDLPEQGPALSAIFNTVDSFDTHAKIPAYYEAVDASAKPNGNTAIISVGWDPGLFSINRLFGEAVLPEGATYTFWGKGLSQGHSDAVRRVEGVKGGVQYTLPASEAIERVRSGSLPELTTREKHTRECYVVLDEGADAEKVKQEIVTMPDYFADYDTTVHFISEEELKRDHSAMPHGGFVIRSGKTGEGNSQVMEYALTLDSNPEFTSSVLVAYARAAYRLNQNGESGAKTVFDIAPGLLSPKSPADLRKELL, from the coding sequence ATGAAAATCAGAATTGGAATTGCCGGGTATGGAAACTTGGGCCGTGGGGTCGAATCCGCCATCGGGCAAAACGAAGACATGGAATTGGTCGGGGTCTTCACAAGAAGGAAACCGGAAGACGTTCAACTGATAAATCAAACGGTTCCTGTCCATCCACTGGATGAAATTGAACGGTTTAAAGACGAAATCGATGTGCTGATTCTATGCGGCGGCTCGAAAAATGACTTGCCGGAACAAGGGCCTGCCCTTTCGGCGATCTTCAATACAGTGGACAGCTTCGATACACATGCTAAAATACCGGCATATTATGAAGCGGTAGACGCTTCTGCCAAACCGAACGGAAATACGGCGATCATTTCGGTCGGCTGGGATCCGGGTTTATTCTCGATCAACCGCCTGTTCGGAGAAGCGGTTTTGCCGGAAGGGGCCACTTATACATTTTGGGGAAAAGGGCTGAGCCAAGGGCACTCCGACGCGGTAAGACGAGTTGAAGGTGTCAAAGGAGGAGTCCAGTATACGCTTCCTGCTTCGGAAGCTATCGAGCGGGTGCGCAGCGGATCGTTGCCTGAGTTGACAACACGCGAGAAGCATACGCGGGAATGCTACGTTGTCCTGGACGAAGGGGCCGATGCAGAAAAGGTGAAACAAGAGATCGTCACGATGCCGGACTACTTCGCCGATTACGATACAACGGTCCATTTCATTTCGGAAGAAGAGTTGAAACGGGATCACTCGGCGATGCCGCACGGCGGTTTCGTCATCCGGTCGGGGAAAACGGGCGAAGGCAATTCGCAAGTGATGGAATATGCGCTGACTCTTGACAGCAATCCCGAATTCACATCGAGCGTCCTCGTTGCCTACGCACGAGCAGCTTACCGCTTAAATCAAAACGGCGAAAGTGGAGCGAAAACCGTCTTCGACATCGCACCGGGACTTCTATCGCCGAAATCGCCGGCGGATTTGCGAAAAGAGCTATTGTAA
- the argF gene encoding ornithine carbamoyltransferase, translating to MVKIDLEDSKIAENLKGRDLLTLLDYTSEEVAYLLEYAINMKKEYNAGNMPRLLEGKTLGMIFEKHSTRTRISFEVGMIQLGGYGMFMNARDLQIGRGESVYDTGNVMSEYLDGIMIRANSHEMVKELAKHTTIPVINGLTDIFHPCQALADLLTVKEVKGKVEGLKLAYVGDGNNVAHSLIIAGAHMGMHLAVATPEGFEYDPDIFVQAQKIAEQNGGSVMQTYDPVEAAADADVLYTDVWTSMGQEEEAAARLEAFKDFQINDALVAHAKEDYMFLHCLPAHREEEVSTSVIDGPNSYVFQQAGNRLHAQKAVLANLL from the coding sequence ATGGTGAAGATAGATTTGGAAGACTCGAAAATTGCTGAGAATTTAAAAGGGAGAGACTTATTGACGCTCCTTGATTATACAAGCGAAGAAGTGGCGTATCTATTGGAATATGCCATCAATATGAAAAAAGAATACAATGCGGGCAATATGCCGCGCCTTTTGGAAGGGAAAACGCTCGGCATGATTTTTGAAAAACATTCGACGCGTACCCGGATTTCATTCGAAGTCGGCATGATTCAACTGGGCGGGTACGGCATGTTCATGAACGCGCGTGACTTGCAGATCGGCCGGGGAGAATCTGTTTACGATACAGGGAATGTGATGTCTGAATACTTGGACGGCATTATGATCCGTGCAAACTCCCATGAGATGGTGAAGGAATTGGCGAAGCATACGACAATCCCCGTCATCAATGGGTTGACGGATATTTTCCATCCATGCCAGGCGTTGGCGGATCTATTGACAGTCAAAGAAGTGAAAGGGAAAGTGGAAGGGCTGAAACTTGCTTACGTTGGCGACGGCAATAACGTAGCCCACTCGCTCATCATCGCGGGGGCGCATATGGGAATGCATTTGGCGGTTGCTACGCCGGAAGGGTTCGAGTATGACCCGGACATCTTCGTCCAAGCGCAAAAAATCGCCGAGCAAAATGGCGGATCTGTCATGCAGACATATGATCCGGTCGAAGCGGCAGCGGATGCGGATGTTCTGTATACGGACGTCTGGACCAGCATGGGGCAAGAGGAAGAAGCGGCAGCCCGTTTGGAAGCTTTTAAAGATTTTCAAATCAATGACGCGCTCGTCGCCCATGCAAAAGAGGACTATATGTTCCTTCATTGCCTTCCGGCGCATCGGGAAGAAGAAGTGTCCACATCTGTCATTGACGGACCGAATTCCTATGTATTCCAGCAAGCGGGCAATCGTCTGCATGCTCAAAAAGCAGTGTTAGCAAACCTATTATAA
- the sspI gene encoding small acid-soluble spore protein SspI: MNFQIRDAISANMTNNSATDIRNVVEDAMQRGEEHLLPGLGVFFEKLWNRSDEQEKAKITTELAQAFTGS, translated from the coding sequence ATGAATTTTCAAATCCGTGATGCAATTTCTGCGAATATGACAAACAATAGTGCCACTGATATTCGCAATGTTGTCGAAGACGCAATGCAACGTGGCGAAGAGCATTTATTGCCAGGTCTCGGGGTATTTTTTGAAAAGTTGTGGAATCGATCGGACGAACAGGAAAAAGCAAAAATTACGACCGAACTGGCCCAAGCCTTTACCGGAAGCTGA
- the recQ gene encoding DNA helicase RecQ has translation MLTTYFGYPSFRIGQEQVIEGVLNGEDMLCVMPTGGGKSICYQVPALVMEGTVLVISPLISLMKDQVDALHQAGIPAAYINSTLSSEEYFGTMENALAGMYKLLYVAPERLDAPSFMNQLQQMSVPMIAIDEAHCISQWGHDFRPSYRNISRVVSLFDEKPVVLALTATATPAVREDICQQLDIVDENSVITGFERNNLTFSVIKGQDRDQYVKEYVRKNEGEAGIIYAATRKAVESVHDLLKRNGISVAKYHGGLSDQERQLEQDRFLMDEATVMVATNAFGMGIDKSNIRYVIHYQMPRNMESYYQEAGRAGRDGLDSECTLLFSSQDVQTQRFLIDQSLDESRIPGELEKLRSMVDYCHTEACLQKFIISYFGEEEVTDCGQCANCTDTRESSDVTVDVQKVLSCVIRMGQRFGKTMIAQVLKGSANKKVVEFGFDKLTTYGLLKSWSVKDISAFIEFIISENYLGVENGQFPTIYVTDQGKEVLLGNVTVTRKVSVITKQITKDDPLFEQLRALRRELAQEAGVPPFVIFSDKSLHDMAARKPLTADEFLEVNGVGQTKLERYGDQFMEEIRKFTVQNV, from the coding sequence GTGCTGACAACTTACTTCGGTTATCCCTCATTCCGGATCGGGCAAGAGCAAGTGATCGAAGGGGTATTGAATGGGGAAGATATGCTATGTGTCATGCCGACCGGAGGCGGAAAATCAATCTGTTACCAAGTGCCCGCCCTTGTCATGGAAGGGACTGTGCTCGTCATTTCGCCATTGATCTCCTTGATGAAAGATCAGGTGGATGCCCTTCATCAGGCGGGGATTCCGGCTGCTTATATCAATAGCACTCTGTCCTCCGAAGAGTATTTCGGGACGATGGAAAATGCGTTAGCCGGCATGTACAAGCTTCTTTATGTGGCGCCTGAACGATTGGATGCCCCATCGTTCATGAATCAGCTGCAGCAAATGTCCGTGCCGATGATAGCGATTGATGAAGCTCACTGTATCTCCCAATGGGGGCATGATTTCCGTCCGAGCTATCGGAATATTAGTCGTGTCGTTTCTTTATTTGATGAAAAGCCTGTGGTTCTTGCTTTGACGGCGACCGCCACTCCGGCTGTCCGGGAAGATATTTGCCAACAATTAGATATTGTAGATGAAAATTCGGTTATCACCGGTTTTGAGCGGAATAACCTCACTTTTTCGGTCATCAAAGGACAAGACCGGGACCAATATGTGAAAGAGTATGTTCGGAAAAATGAGGGGGAAGCCGGCATCATCTACGCCGCTACACGGAAAGCGGTGGAAAGTGTCCATGACCTTCTAAAGAGGAACGGCATTTCTGTTGCCAAATACCACGGTGGCCTTTCTGATCAGGAACGGCAATTGGAGCAGGACCGATTTTTGATGGATGAAGCGACCGTCATGGTGGCGACGAATGCTTTCGGCATGGGGATCGACAAAAGTAATATTAGGTATGTCATTCACTACCAGATGCCTCGAAATATGGAAAGCTATTATCAAGAGGCGGGGAGGGCCGGTCGGGATGGGCTCGACAGTGAATGCACCTTGCTGTTCTCTTCCCAAGATGTGCAGACGCAGCGGTTCCTGATTGATCAATCTTTGGACGAAAGTCGGATTCCGGGAGAGTTGGAGAAACTTCGGTCAATGGTCGACTACTGCCATACGGAAGCGTGTCTGCAAAAATTCATCATATCGTATTTTGGGGAAGAGGAAGTTACCGACTGCGGTCAATGCGCCAATTGCACTGACACGAGAGAAAGCAGTGACGTCACCGTCGATGTCCAAAAAGTGCTCTCCTGTGTCATCCGCATGGGGCAGCGATTCGGAAAAACGATGATTGCTCAAGTGTTGAAAGGATCCGCCAATAAAAAAGTCGTAGAATTCGGGTTTGATAAGTTGACGACCTATGGCTTGTTGAAGAGTTGGTCTGTGAAAGACATTTCCGCTTTCATCGAGTTCATCATCTCGGAAAATTATCTTGGCGTGGAGAACGGCCAATTTCCGACCATCTATGTGACCGATCAAGGAAAAGAAGTACTTCTCGGAAATGTAACCGTCACACGCAAAGTCTCGGTCATCACCAAACAGATTACAAAAGACGATCCGCTCTTCGAACAACTGCGGGCATTGCGGCGCGAGCTGGCACAAGAAGCGGGCGTACCGCCATTTGTCATCTTCTCGGACAAGTCCCTTCATGACATGGCAGCAAGAAAACCGCTTACGGCAGATGAATTCCTGGAAGTGAACGGAGTCGGTCAGACGAAATTGGAACGGTACGGAGACCAGTTTATGGAGGAAATCCGGAAGTTTACAGTGCAGAATGTATAA
- a CDS encoding hemerythrin domain-containing protein, translating to MTGPALKQLHSHRAIHDGGLSGATDKTEVMMDFLRQGDLKSANEAADELIDFWITRVISHADAEEEGLYKDIAEQNPNLKEAIIQLTRDHDLLRIIVKDIQELREQEELSPNVLHKFHALLVVNEIHSRDEERMLLE from the coding sequence ATGACAGGACCTGCATTGAAGCAACTTCATTCCCATCGGGCTATTCACGATGGCGGACTTTCTGGCGCGACCGACAAAACGGAAGTCATGATGGATTTTTTAAGACAAGGCGATTTGAAATCTGCCAACGAAGCTGCCGACGAATTGATCGATTTTTGGATCACGCGTGTCATCAGCCACGCCGATGCGGAAGAGGAAGGCTTATACAAGGATATCGCAGAGCAGAATCCCAATTTGAAGGAAGCGATCATCCAATTGACCCGGGATCATGACTTGCTCCGCATTATAGTGAAAGATATTCAGGAACTTCGGGAACAGGAAGAGTTAAGCCCGAACGTTCTTCATAAATTCCACGCGCTCCTCGTGGTGAATGAAATACATAGCCGGGATGAAGAGCGGATGTTGTTGGAATAA
- a CDS encoding DUF1648 domain-containing protein, whose protein sequence is MGPFAIFLIVTGFIILLQSAIPYLLRNTVVFGVTVPESHTGDPTLARFKKIYTGTIIVVGLLLSGLFIMWMSASDHSDERIILTGLAVQFGILVLNMVLYFYFHVKTTKLKRENEWGAGLKQIRVADLAIRTKDEMLPSPFYILPMVISLGLIAYTFTQYAGMPDLIPTHWGPDGQPDAFTSKTPFSVVSLPLILLVMQAMMWGIHWMTKRSGIKISAVRNRTSAVQQLSFRKYTSWFLFLTTLLVTILLSFLQLTTIHEGLGNAALMLAVPLGFMMLVLAGTVFYAFKVGQGGSRIEVAFEDEAMPGITDVDEDRYWKAGVFYVNRNDPSVFVEKRFGVGWTMNFGNPLGYVVIFVPLLIILLIAFLQ, encoded by the coding sequence ATGGGACCCTTTGCCATTTTTCTTATTGTCACTGGATTCATCATTTTGCTGCAATCGGCTATCCCTTATTTGCTCCGCAACACAGTAGTATTTGGTGTTACGGTTCCTGAAAGTCATACGGGCGATCCGACCCTTGCGCGCTTCAAGAAAATTTATACCGGGACGATCATAGTTGTAGGTCTCCTCTTGTCCGGTCTTTTTATCATGTGGATGTCAGCTAGCGATCATTCTGATGAACGGATTATTTTAACCGGCTTGGCCGTCCAATTTGGTATCCTTGTCCTGAATATGGTCCTCTATTTTTATTTTCATGTGAAGACGACGAAATTAAAACGGGAAAACGAATGGGGTGCCGGACTGAAACAAATTCGTGTTGCCGATCTTGCCATCCGCACGAAAGACGAAATGTTACCGTCCCCATTCTATATTTTGCCGATGGTCATCTCTCTTGGATTGATCGCCTATACGTTTACTCAGTATGCAGGAATGCCTGATTTGATCCCGACGCATTGGGGGCCGGATGGCCAGCCGGACGCGTTTACTTCCAAAACGCCATTTTCGGTCGTTTCCCTTCCTCTCATCTTATTGGTCATGCAAGCGATGATGTGGGGAATCCATTGGATGACGAAACGGTCGGGCATTAAAATAAGCGCCGTCCGGAACCGGACATCGGCAGTCCAGCAACTATCATTCCGTAAATATACGAGCTGGTTCTTATTTTTGACGACTTTATTAGTGACCATCTTACTCAGCTTCCTCCAATTGACGACCATCCATGAAGGTCTTGGCAATGCCGCGCTCATGCTGGCGGTGCCGCTTGGGTTCATGATGCTCGTTTTAGCCGGAACCGTTTTTTATGCTTTCAAGGTCGGGCAAGGCGGATCTCGGATCGAAGTGGCATTTGAGGATGAAGCCATGCCGGGAATCACAGACGTGGATGAGGACCGTTATTGGAAAGCGGGCGTCTTCTATGTTAATCGGAACGACCCATCCGTCTTCGTAGAAAAAAGATTTGGTGTCGGCTGGACGATGAACTTTGGGAATCCGCTCGGTTATGTAGTCATTTTCGTTCCGCTCCTGATCATTTTGCTCATCGCCTTCCTCCAGTAG
- a CDS encoding FMN-dependent NADH-azoreductase, which translates to MAKLLYVKVNPKEDGNSDSSKLANHFLQEYQVHNPEDEIEILDLYKADIPFLDVDVFRAWGKFASKEKLTPVELEKSERMDQLTDQFMAADKVVFSAPFWNLSFPPMLKAYMDTICIVGKTFHYTAEGAMGLLEDRPCLLIETRGGFYSEGPNAELEFSKSYLQAIMSFLGIHDFQAVIAEGLDVNSSNPDQMRADCRAELSELAKTF; encoded by the coding sequence ATGGCCAAATTATTGTATGTAAAAGTAAATCCAAAGGAGGATGGGAATTCGGATTCCTCCAAACTGGCAAACCATTTTTTACAGGAGTATCAAGTACATAACCCAGAAGATGAGATTGAAATCCTTGATTTGTACAAAGCGGATATTCCATTCCTGGATGTGGATGTCTTCCGAGCTTGGGGGAAGTTCGCGTCCAAAGAGAAGTTGACGCCGGTGGAGTTGGAAAAAAGCGAGCGGATGGATCAGTTGACTGATCAGTTCATGGCAGCGGACAAGGTAGTCTTTTCGGCTCCATTCTGGAATTTGAGCTTTCCACCGATGTTGAAAGCGTACATGGACACAATCTGCATCGTTGGCAAGACGTTCCATTACACAGCAGAAGGAGCGATGGGTCTTTTAGAGGACCGTCCTTGTCTCCTTATTGAAACGCGGGGTGGGTTTTATTCAGAAGGGCCGAATGCGGAGCTGGAGTTTTCCAAAAGCTATTTGCAGGCGATCATGTCATTCCTAGGAATCCATGATTTCCAGGCGGTCATCGCGGAAGGTCTCGATGTAAATTCTTCCAATCCTGACCAGATGCGGGCGGATTGCCGGGCGGAGTTAAGTGAATTGGCGAAAACATTTTAA
- a CDS encoding IS3 family transposase (programmed frameshift) — translation MSKIIFNEHQRRILEANPNVKSVSDRSIQYNPEFKLLAVKENQGGKGPSQIFIENGFDLEMIGTKKAKESLSRWRRTYKLHGEEGFFEERRGKGSTGRPSTKGLSPEKKLEKAEARIKYLEAEVELFKKARRTRKAGEEVILTSAEKYQVINEVIRKFQLKGFTAHLCRVAKVHRSGYYAWLEKSESHAVREENDYQDYLLLKCVYDAFKGKIGYRGLYMTLEGLLETPMNHKKILRLMRKFNLFTKIRRKNPYRNIAQATQEHRTVPNHLNRQFTQDEPGKIFVTDITYLQMKTGQTAYLSCVKDIASREIIAYELSVSLSMGIVYRTLRKLKEALDGNVHPEAMIHSDQGFHYTHPEYQARVKAMQLTQSMSRRGNCLDNAPIESFFGHFKDDVDYKEASSLLELKIMIDEYMGHYNCTRKQWDLKKMTPEQYRSHLLAA, via the exons ATGAGTAAAATAATCTTCAATGAACACCAACGTAGAATATTAGAAGCTAATCCTAATGTGAAATCAGTTTCTGATCGTTCGATCCAATACAATCCCGAATTCAAATTGTTAGCTGTCAAAGAGAATCAGGGCGGTAAAGGTCCTTCTCAAATTTTTATTGAAAATGGATTTGACTTAGAAATGATTGGTACGAAGAAAGCTAAAGAATCTCTTAGTCGTTGGAGAAGAACCTATAAGCTTCACGGTGAAGAGGGATTTTTTGAGGAACGCCGTGGAAAAGGAAGTACTGGACGTCCATCAACTAAAGGATTATCTCCTGAGAAAAAACTTGAAAAAGCTGAAGCACGAATTAAATATCTTGAAGCTGAGGTCGAGTTGT TTAAAAAAGCTAGAAGAACTAGAAAGGCAGGCGAAGAAGTAATACTGACATCAGCTGAGAAATATCAGGTTATTAATGAAGTGATTCGCAAGTTTCAATTAAAGGGATTCACAGCGCACCTGTGCAGAGTGGCAAAAGTACATCGAAGTGGTTACTATGCATGGCTAGAAAAATCGGAGAGTCATGCCGTCCGCGAGGAAAACGACTATCAAGATTACCTGTTACTTAAATGTGTTTATGATGCATTCAAAGGGAAAATCGGCTATCGAGGCCTCTATATGACGCTAGAGGGATTACTGGAGACCCCTATGAATCATAAGAAGATCCTTCGTTTAATGCGTAAGTTTAATCTCTTTACCAAAATACGAAGAAAAAATCCTTATAGAAATATAGCTCAGGCTACTCAAGAACACCGTACGGTGCCAAACCACTTGAATCGACAATTCACTCAAGATGAACCAGGCAAAATCTTCGTCACAGACATTACTTATCTCCAAATGAAAACTGGACAAACTGCTTATCTTTCCTGTGTAAAGGATATAGCTAGCCGTGAAATAATCGCTTATGAACTTTCAGTAAGCTTAAGTATGGGTATTGTATATCGAACCTTACGTAAGCTTAAGGAAGCATTAGACGGAAATGTCCATCCAGAAGCAATGATTCATTCTGATCAAGGTTTTCACTATACACACCCAGAATACCAAGCACGTGTGAAAGCAATGCAACTCACACAGTCCATGTCCCGAAGGGGGAATTGTTTGGACAACGCACCTATCGAATCATTTTTTGGTCATTTTAAGGACGATGTAGACTACAAGGAAGCATCCAGTCTGTTAGAGCTGAAAATAATGATAGATGAATATATGGGTCACTACAACTGCACACGCAAACAATGGGATTTAAAAAAGATGACTCCGGAACAATACCGAAGTCATCTCTTAGCTGCCTAG